GTCTCGCCGCCGCGGAGTCCCTCAGGTGACTCCTGGACACGGAGCTTCTGGGCGTCGATGAACTCCGATTGATCGAAGTTGATCCGGAAGGGGCCCTGGCGTTCACACCCCTGGCACTCGTGGGGTTCCTGGAAGTCGCCAGTCGACTGTGGGATGCGGGTCAGAGTCCCACACCGCTGGCACTCGAAGGCGGCGTCGGTGATCTTCGGCCGGACCTCGGTTGCCTTCCGAATGATACCCTGGATGCTGACGAGTTGGCCGCGATGGTCGGCCCGGATCTCCCGGATGTCCGTCGATTCGGGCAGGTTGGTCATCCGGACGTGGGCCTGGCCAAGTTTCACGTCGATCGGCAGGTCAAACAGGCGCAGGGCTTCCTCAGCGTACTCCTGGAGCTGTTCGGGTTTGTTGCGGTAGTCCCCAGCCAGGTCGGGGTCGAATCGATAGAGATCCTGGTAGTCGACGAACAGGGACTTACGCTCGTTGGGGTACTTCTGGGCGAGGTCTCCGATCTCGTTGCGGTAGTAGTCCCGGTAAAACTCCTCGAAGAGATCGATGAACTCAGTGTTCTCCGCGCGAGCCATTCTGGTAGCTTCTATTGTGCACACTGCCTCAAGAAGGTTCCCAAACCGGGGTGAACGTGGGGCGAGACCGTGGGCCGCGCGTTCTGCCGATTCGTCGCCGCGACCGCCCGTTCACTCGATCGTTTCGAACCAATCCTCGACGCGTCCGAGGGGGGCTTGGGCGGCGTCGGCGACCGATTCGGCATCGGCCCCGGCCAGGTCGGCGACCGTCTCGATGCCGGCTGCCTGCAGTCGTTCTGCGTAGGTCGGGCCGATGCCATCGACCGTCTCGACGCCCGGCGAGGTCTCGGCCGTTTCAGCTTCGCTCTCGTCTGTCTCGGCCGATTCGTCGGCCTCGTCCGCCTCGACCTGTGACCGTTCACTGAACCACTCGGCGACTTCGGGCCAGACGTCTTCGTGGGTACTCGAAGACACCGAGAGGCCGATGTGGCCGGTCGAATACTCGATGAGGTGGGTGTCCTCGCTCGGGATCACGTCGTTGAACGGCTTGCTCGCCGCCGGGGGCACGAGGTGGTCGTACTCCCCCACAATCTGGATGACGGGCATGTCGATGTTCTCGATGTCGACGTGCTCGCCGTCGAGGTGCAACTCGTTCTCGTAGAGGTTGTTCCCCTGATAGATCTCTTCGAGGAACTGGGTGTAGGTCGTCCCGGCAACGTCGATACCCTCGTCGAGCCACTGCTCCATACGGGCGAAGTTCTTCACGAAGTCCTCGTCGTCGACGTTCTCGGCAAAGCGGACGTACTTCGTGACGTAGTTGTCGATCGGGTCCATCATCGCGAACCCGACATCGAGGAAGTCCGCAGGAACGTTTCCGAAGGCGTCGGTCACGGCCGACGGATCGTAGTACTCCTCTTCGCCCCACATCTCTAAGACGCCGCCCGACTCCTCGAAGTACAGGCCGGCCGCCAGCAGGCCGAGCGTATTGACCTTCTCGGGGTTGAGCGCGCTGTACATCGTACTCATCGTGCCGCCCATACAGTACCCCAGGAGGTTGATCGCGTCCTGGCCCGAGCGCTCACGAACCACGTCGACGCTGTTCTCGATGTACCGGTTGACGTAATCGTCCAGTGTGAGGTGCTGGTCGAGCCGTGAGGGCTCGTTCCAGTCGATCATGTAGACGTCGTGGCCCGCTTCGAGCAGCCGACGCACTACCGACCGGTCTGGCTGTAAGTCCAGAATGTAGGGCTTGTTGATCAGCGCGAACACCAGCAGGATCGGTACCTCTTCCTGTTCGTCTTCGGGCACGTCGATGCCGGCGGCCTCGGCGTCGTAGTGGAGGAGTTCGAGCTTGTTCTCCTCGTAGACGACGTCGGCCGGCGTCTGCCCCACCTCGACGTCGCCCATCGTTTCGAGGCGTTCGTCGAGGACTGCGCCCGTCTCGGTGGCGTCGGTCATCTCTTCGAGGGCCCGACGCTGGATGTCCAGCGCGGCACTCATTGGGTCGGACATACTGATCACTCCTCGACGGCCTCGAGGATCCGGTCGAGTTTTTCCTCGACGTCCTGTTGGCGCCGTTCGAGCTCGATCAGGCGCTCACCGACTTCTTCGACGTCACCTCGCGTCGGGAAGCCGAGTTCGGCAATCGTCTCCTGGGTGACGTCGTCGGCCTGCTGGCGCATCTCCATCATGGACTCGATAAGCTGGCCGTTCGTGGCCGCGAACGCGCTGGTGCCCATAATCTCCTTGAAGGCCTCGTTGGCCGATTGTAGCCAGATATCCCGGAACTCCGTGGGATCGACGTCCTCGCCCTGGGCGGCGTCCGCCGAGCGCTCGAACATCCGCTCGGCTGCGTCCATCCAAACCTCGTAGGCCTGGTTGTATCCTTCGACTCCCTCGGCAAGCTCGTCGTCTTCGGGCACTGAATCCGATAGCGCCTCCGTCCAGGATTCGACGAACGCAGCCTGGGCCTGCATGTTCTGCTCCATGGACTCGGCCACTGCGTCGTTCATCTGTTCGACCATCCCACTCCACTCCTCTTGTACGTCTGTGTTCTTGTCGCTCATGGGTAGAATCGCGCGTGCATGCGAGAAAAAACTACGGGACGATTCAGGCCTCGACCGCTTGGGCGGCCTGTTCCTGGACGTCTTGGACCTGCTCTTGGACTTCTTCGACCTGCTGTTGGAGGTCTTCGACCTGGTTTGCCATGTCTTCGACGACGTCGACCGACTGGGCTTCGACGTCCTCGTGGGCCTCGATCAACATCGAGAGCTGCTCGTCTAAGGCGTCGAGGGAGTCTGCCGACAGCTCGTCGTAGGACTCGACGCCCTCGCTGAGTTCCTCTTCGACTGCATCGAAGGCTTCGGCGTGGTTCTCAAGCAGGAACTCGAACTGCTCGTCGACGGTGCTGCGGAGCTCTTCGACGGCCGGCTCGACGCCGGGCATGCTCGATTCGAGCGTGTCGAGATACGTGTGGATGGCCGTCTGGCTCAGCTCGACACTCCGCCGTTGGACGGATTCCTGGCTCTCCAGGCTGCCCAGCATGGCCTGGCTCATGTGCTGCTGGAACTGGACGCCCTGTTCGAGGGCGGACTGTCCCTGTTCGATCGATGCGCGCTGTAGTTCGAAGGCGGTCGTGATTGGTGCGGTGTAGTCTGCCATAATTTACTCACTCCGGTTGCGTTTGACCGGGAGGACGACGGCCTGGACGATGTCTCCCTCTTCGATGTCCAGCGCCTCGCGCTCGGCATCGGGGATGCTAATCCGGCCGCCACTTTGCACACGGGTCTTGAAATTCGCCAGCTGGCTCATCGTCCCGAGCTGGTTCATATCCAGCCCGGACGCTCCCCCTCCCATCATCTGGCGAAGGAACTCCTGCTGTTGTTCGAGCGCCTGCTCGCTCGCTTCCGTGAACATCGCGGGCGGCCATTGGAAGCCATCGTCCTCGTCTGTCATCGGTCAACTGTACATACACCCTACAAGTACATAAGTTTTCCTCTGAGAACCATTCAGCCCCATCTGATACCATCTTTCACCTATTAGCTGGGTGTTTTGGTTCCCACGAAGGCACTGGGCCGCGTCGTCGGGTGGTTTTCGTTCAGTCCGTGGCCGGTGTGGCTGGACCATCCGGTCACCCTACAGTTTAGTAACCGGCCGCCGAACGATCGACTGCAATGAGCGACAATCCGAAGCCGACAGTCGAGGGCGGGAGCGACCTCCCGGGGTGGGAGTGGGATCGAACCGTCGAGGACAGCGACGCCGTGGCGGTCGGGGATCGCGTCACCTTCAGCAAAGACATCACTGACGAGGACGTCATGCACTTTGCCGAAGCCAGCGGCGACACCAATCCGCTCCACATCGAGGACGACTACGCCGCCGAGACCCGATTCGGTGGTCGCATCGCTCACGGAATGCTCGTCGGCGGGCTCATCAGCGCCGCACTGGCCCGCTTCCCTGGTACTGTCGTCTACCTCTCTCAGGACTTCGAGTTCAAAGGCCCCGTCCGCATCGGCGACCGGGCAACGGCCGCCGTCGAGGTAGCCGATACCCTCGAAGGCGGGCGCTACCAGCTCTCGACGCAGGTTCTCGTCGACGAGGAGGTCGTCATCGACGGCCAAGCGGTTGTCCTGATCGACGAGGAGCCTGCCTGACTGGCAGTCGGCATGTTGACAGCAGCGTCGCTACTTTTCGACGACCAACATCGCGACGCGTTCGAGCACTAGCTCCGAGAGCGTTGCATCGGTTGCGGCTCGCTCGGCGTCTGCAATGTCGAAAAACGCCGCGACCAGATCGGGATCGGCTGCCCCGAGGGTGTCGGCTCGGTCGAGACACTCCATCGCTTCGACGACCTCGCCGGCTGCCCGTTCGCGTTCACTCACGTTTTCGTCACCGTCTCCATTCTGTCGGTCGCCCACTGCGTGACAGACGATGACTGCCGGCTGTTGGCCCTGAGAGACGCCCATCGCCAAGGCGTCCTGGATCTGCCGGCGGCCCGCCGCGTACAGCAGGATCTCGACTTCGGGATCGTGTGCGATCATCTCCTCGCGTGCGTGTGCGCGATCAGCTAGCTTGCAGGCCCGTCGGAGGTGTTCCCGGCCGGTGACGTATCGGGCGTCGAACGCCTGGATTGCCACGTCGTGCTCGGCTCCGATCGCGCCCAGTCGCTCCAAGACGGCATCGAGATCGTCAACTTCGAGGTGGCCCTCAACGACCTCCATCAGAAATCACCCAGACTGGATTGGTCGGCCGACTCGTCGGCCTCCTCGCCAGTGTCTCTACTGGTCTCGTTTGTAGCCGTCTGCTCACTCTCCGTTGCTGCTGGCGCTTCGTCCGGTTCGATCACTGAGACACCATCCATCGATGGATCACGGTGGCCGGCGTTTTCCAGAATATTCTGGGCCGTTTTCTCCCGACCGCGTAAGGCCCCCAACACGACCCCCTTCTCGGCTTCTCGGAGGTCTTCGCGGGATTCGATCCCAGCCGCATAGAGGCGGCGAGCGCGTTTGCGACCCACACCGCCCACGCCCGCCAGATCGACCAGTTCCGAGCGCACCCCGTGTTCGACGCGCACGCGTGCCTCTCGGATGGCTGGCGTCACGTCGAGCCCGACCTCCCCAGCCAGGCGCTCGGCGGCGTTGAGGAGCCAACTCGCCGTTTCCACTTTTCCGCGGATGTCGCCCGGCCCGATATCGTATCGGTCCGTAATCACTCCCTCCTCACACTCGTCCGCCCAGTCTTCGAGTAGCCGGGCTGTCTTCAACGCCGACAGCCAGTCCTCGAAGCGATCGTCCTCGAACTCGCTTGGCATCGCTCCGAGAAACTCGCTTTCACGCTCGTAGGCCTCCATGGAGTACTCCTCTTCGTCACCCGAGCGGAGGTATAGCTCGTACATATCGGGCGTCCGGGAAACGAGGTGGTACAGCCCCATCGCGGTCGGGTCGGGGCTGTCGTCGGTCCCGTCGACTTCGGCCGAGGCCAGTTCGCTGGCAGTCTCGAAGCCCGGCGGCTCGCCATCCGTGGTTGTCTGTCCGTCGTGGGGCGATCGAGTTCTCTGTTGGCTGGCTGTCTGCTCGAACTCTCTCAGCCCGTCGAGCATCTCCGCGGCGCTCATCGGATCCAGATAGAGCCGCGAGACCGTCTGGCCGATCGAGGTGGCACGCAGGTGGTCGTCTCCGTCCGAACGCGTGAGGAAATCGTTCGCTTCTAGATAGGCGATCACTTCGTCGACGACTGTCTCCAGACGGCCACTCCCTGTCGTCTGGCTCGCATACAGTGTCGCTTCGAGAAACTCCAGCAGTCCTGCCCGGGAGTTGGCAAACCCCGAAGCGACCGTCGAGAGGATGTGGGTCCGCAGCGCCGGTTCGGCAGCGAGTTTCGAGCGCACTGGCTCGGGATCAGCCCAGACGTATCGCTCGAACAGTTCGTCGAGTTCGTCGTGGCTGCTGGCGAGCAGGAGTGCCTCGCCATAGGGGTCGAGTCCGGGCCGGCCCGCCCGCCCCATCATCTGGTGGACCTCAAGAACCGAGAGGGGTTGCATGCCGCCGGCGGTCCCGTCGTAGCGTCGCCAGTCCCTGACGACGACGCGCCGTGATGGGGTGTTGACCCCGGCTGCGAGCGTCGGCGTCGCCGAGATAACTTTCACGAGTCGCTCCTGGAAGGCCTCTTCGACGAGCGACCGATGCTCCCGCGAGAGACCCGCGTGATGGAAGGCTGCCCCGTCTTCGACGGCCGCTGCCAGATCGTCGCTGGTCTCCGTATCGCTAACTTCCCGGATCTCGGTCGCGATCTCTCTGAGCCGCTCTCGCTCTTCGTCTCCGAGGTGTGGCTCGGTCGTCGACGCGAGTCGGCGGGCCGCTGCTTCGGCGTTTCGCCGCGAATTCACGAACACGAGCGTCGAGCCGTCGTCTTCGAGCGTGTCCCGGACGATGGCCGCTGTCTGCTTTTCGCTGTCCCTGACTGGCAGTCGGGTCTGGCTCCCGTCTTCGAGATGGAGAGCCTGCCCGTAGTGGACGCCTTTTTTGAGGTCGATTGGCCGCCACGTCGAGTCGACCAGTTCCGCATCGAGCCACGTCGCCAGCGCCTCAGCGTTGCCGATCGTCGCCGACAGCGCCACTGTCTGGAGATCCGAGTTTCGCTTCCGGAGCTTTGCGAGGGTCACTTCCAGCGTCGGGCCACGCTCGCCATCGTCGACGAGGTGGACCTCGTCGGCCACGACACAATCGAGGTTGTCGATCCACGGCGCGTCGTTTCGCACGAGGGAATCGACCTTCTCGCTGGTCGCGACGACGACGTCCTTGTCGCCGAGCCACCCGCCGTCGCTCTCGTAGTTGCCCGTCGAGACGCCCACGTCCAGTCCATAGGCCTCGAACTGTTCGAACTCCGTGCGTTTTTCGCTGGCGAGCGCCCGCAACGGGACGATATACAGCGCCGTCCCGTCGGTTTCGTCACCGTCGTCCCCACTGTCTTTGCCGTCCGTGATCGCCGAGAACATCGCGAGTTCGGCGATCAGGGTCTTCCCGCTGGCTGTGGGCACGCTGGCCACCAGGTTCTCGCCGTCGGTGACCCCGCGCTCGACGGCCTCGGCTTGGGGTGGATAGAGCTCTTCGATGTCCTGCTCGCGGAGGTGTGCTGGTACCCACGACGGGACCCCCGGAATGTCCGCAACGTCCATTGGAGGTAGGTAGGGTCGTCCCCCGGTTTAAGGGTTCGCTCGCGGGCCGAGCCGGTGGGCGGCGTTTATACATCGCCGGGTCGAGAGGAGACGTATGCGAGTCGAATTCGACCGGGATACCTGTATCGGGATGTTCCAGTGTGTCGCCGAGTGGGACGGCTTCGAGCGCGACGAAGCACACGGCAAGGCGGTGCTCGTTGACGGCGACGCAATCGAGGACGGTCTCGTTTCATTGGCTGTCCCCGACGGCGAAGAACTCGACGCGAAGTTCGCTGCCCGCACGTGTCCGGTAGACGCGATTCGAGTGCTCGACGACGACGGCGAGCAACTGGTGCCTTGAGCGGTTCAGTTCGTCGTCACGTCTGGGTCGTGTTCAGCCATCGTCGATCTTTCCGGGCGTTCGGCCGGCGGGAACTGCACTGTGACGGCCATCCTAGCCGACTCAGAACGGAGACGGTGCGAGGGGGCGGATCTGTGGCCCCGCTCAGAAGATCGCAATCGGGTGGTGGGTTGCCGTCCCGGCGACGATGACCCAGGTGACCAACAGCGCGTTCGTGAACGCACCCGTCCAAATGCGGCCCGTCTTGCGGAAGAAGTACGTCGAGACCAGCGGCGCGATCGAGAGCAACACGAGGAACTGGAAGGCGAGGATCGTCAGCAGCTCCACGCCGGCCGTCAGGAAGTTGTCCATCAGGTAGCCAGTCGTCAACAGCGTCCCGTACTGGACGACAAGCAACAAGACGAACGGCCCGCCGACCAGTGCCCAGTTGGTTGCCATCTCCTTTCGGAACGACGTGTAGCCTCCCTGGGGTCGCAATTCACCGTGCAGCAGGACGCCCAGCGCGACGAAGAACACGGTGAAGGGAATCAGGTACCGGAGGAAGATCCAGAACTGGAACGTCTCGAGCGGGCGGATGCCGAACACCCAGAAGCGAAATCCTTGCCCGGTCAGGTACTCCGTGACCGACAACAGGAGGTACAAGCCACCGACGATCCCGATGCTCGTTAGTGCTGCCCGTCCGATCGTCCGGAAGCCGTCGTCGGTCCCGAGGCCGTAGGACGCCCGAAGGTCGGCGAACGACCCCTCGTTTCTGTAGTGGAACGCGGCAAAGCCAACCACGATCACGAGTGCGTTGAACGTCGCCCACACTGCGACGCCGGTCGTAATCTCCTGTGGCAGGAGCGCACTCGCCGCGACGGTGCTCTGGCCCCACTCCTGGAGGTGGTAGTAGGTCACGAGCGGCACGAAGAACGCGATCAGTGCCGTCCCGATCCGAGCCACGCCCGTGAGGCCGAGTGAGTCGGGCCGGTCTCGACGAAATCCGGTCGATCGATCGTATCGCTCGACCAGTAGCGATCCCAGCGGGAACATGAACAGGACTCCCCCGAGCATCGCGAGCAACGTCCCCAGTTCTTTGAAATACCAGGTCTGGTTGCCCGGCGGTAGTGGATCCTCACCGTCTAAAGTTCGCTGGAACCACTCGATCGAGTCGGCGGTCGCGGTCGGTGAGAGGTGCAGGCCCGCGTGGGTTCGACTCGGTGTGTACAGCTGCCGTGCCGTCCCCTCGTCGATCGACCCATAGGTCTCGCCCTCTTGGATCGTCGAGTCCGTCCCGAAGACGTTCTGTAGCTTCGCACTGTCCGGGACGTTCCGGGCTTGCTCGACGGCCCACATGTACCGGAACTCCTCGTACTCGCCGTAGATCACCGCGAGGTTCCGCGGGAACTCGGGTGACCCTGGCGGGGCACCGAACGACCCCGTCGAGGAGCCTGCAAGCACCATCGACTCGTAGCCGTCAGGATAGACAGCCGCCGCGACGACGCTTGCCCAGCCACCCATCGAGTGGCCTTCGAGGCCGACGTTGTCCGTATCGACCATCGATAACGACCGGAGGTACGAAAGCGCAGGCGGACCGCCGAACCCGTTGGCGAACGCCGGTGGGTCTGACCCCCCGTGACCCGCCTGATCGACTGCCAGCGTGACGAACCCTCGTCTGGCGTACTCGATGGCAAACGGCGATTGGGTCTCGTGATAGTTGATATAGCCGTGAGTCGCGAGAATCGCCGGTGCGGGATCGGCCGTCGAGGCACCTGGTGGGATGTACAACTCCCCGCTCATCATGGTCCCGTTGGTCGCTTCGAACTGCACGTCCCGGACTTCCACTGTCTGTCCGTTCGTTTCTACCCAATAGGCTGTTCCACTGCCGACTACCACCAGCACAAGTGCAACAACGAACAGTACCGTTCGCGTATTTATATCCGTAAGCGCCATCCTCACCCTCACTTCACACACCCATTATATAACTATTTTTGTGGTTGTTTTGGGTCCGTTGCCCTCTGAGTCTTTCACTCGGTTGGAATTCGTTGCTTCTGGCGATCGACGATTGTAGATCACTTCGAGATAGGAAGGCATTTTTCGGACGATAAGCTACGACCTACTACTTCGTGTCTGGTCTCCGTTCGGCAGTCAGTCGGGCCGCCCAGTCGCTCAAGCGTGCCGGTGCTCGCGCGAACCCGGTCCGTGGCGTCATTCTCCTGATCGGACTCGGACTCGCTCGCCTCGGAGTGGTCGACCGCGCTCGGGCACGCCGAGCGACGGATCTTTCCTGGCCGCGTGTCGTCACCGGCATCGCTCGCATGTCGAAAAACGCCGCTGACGTTGCCATGGTCGGGGCCGCGTCGGGGCTCGTTGCCAACGACGCCATCTCGGGTGTCGGTCTCGCCGGTCCGTTTTGGGGGCTGGCATTCGCCTTTGGCGGCGGTTTCGCCGCTGGGACGATCGCACTCGTCTCTCAGCGTTTCGGTGCCGAGGAGTTCACTCAACTCGGCCAGGCCGTCCGCGCGAGTTTCGTCGTCGTCGTCGCGGTCACTATCCCCGTCGGCGCGGCGTTCTGGTTCGTTCCCGAGTGGCTCATCGGCCTGCTGAACAGCAACGACCAAGTCGTCGCCTACGGTGCGACCTACCTCAAGATCCTGGGCCTCGGTGTGCCCTTCGCTGGGTTGAACCTCGTTGCGAGTCGCGTCCTCATCGGGGCCGACAACGCACAGATCCCGATGCTCCTTCGGGGCGGTGGTGCCGTCCTGAATATCGTGCTCAACGGCGTGTTCATCTTCGTCTTCGGGATGGGCGTGGCCGGTGCCGCCTGGGGAACGGTCGCGGCAAACGCCCTCGTTACCGGCTTGTTTATCGCTGGGTTGATCGCGGGCCGGCTTCCCGGGATCGGCCAGTTCCCGGTCTCAGTTTCGCCGCGCGGGACGTACTTTCACTGGGGTGATATTACTGACGTCGTCTCGATCGGGACGCCGGTCGTCGGTCGGAACATGACCTGGACGGTCGCGCGATTCCCAATGCTCGTGTTCGTTGGCATGTTCGGGACGGCGACACTTACGGCCTACACTATCACCCGACGGCTCTGGGGGCTGATGAACGTCCCCGGGTGGGGCTTTGGGCTCGCTGCTTCCAGTCTCGTCGGTCAGCACCTCGGCGAGGACGACGAGGAGACGGCCGCCGTTTACGGTCGTGAAATCACCCTCATGGCAGTTGCGACCTACACCGTCTCGGCGGCTATCGTCGCGGTCCTTGCCCACCCTGCTGTCGTTGCTTTCGGTGCCGAGGCCGATGCGGTCCCGATCGCCGTCGGGATGGTGCTGGCGGCGACCATTGCGATCATCCCACAGGGAATCAAAGGGACTGCTGCCGGGGCCCTCGATGCTACCGGCGACACGAACTGGCCGTTCATCTACCAGGTCCTCGGTATGTTTGCCGTTTCGCTCCCGGCTGCCTATCTGGGTGCGACGACGCTCATCGGCGTCTGGGGAATCTATATCGCGTTCCTCGGCGAGACGCTCGTCCCGGCCGTGGGTAACTACTACCGCTTTTCGACGGGTAAGTGGAAGGCGATCAGCCGGGAGTACCGCCCCGAGGCTGCGCTGGACGATTAACTCCCAACGCTTTTCTGTGATGGCTTGACAACCCACGGGTATGTCACTGAACGCCCATCGTCGGTGGATCGCCAGTCAGTCTCGTCTCAGCCGGGCGTTCGCCCTCTTTGATGCGTTCTGACGATCGGTGGACTTCCCGGCCCCAATGCGATCGGGCCGGTAACGAAACTGATCATCTAGGCTCGTTCACCTGCAAGGACGAGTGAGAACCGTTAACTGAGCAACCCCAGTGTATCCGACAACAACTGATGGAACTCCCGAGCAACCAACTCGCGGTCCTCGAAGCCGCGAGCGCCGACGACCGACGCACCGTTGCCCAACTGAGCGAGGACACAGGCCTGGCCACAGCGGCGGTGACCCGTGCCGCCTTCGAACTCGAAGACGAGGGGCTGGTCACTGTCACCGAGACAACCGAGGAATCCGTCTCGCTGACCGACGAGGGACTGTCCTATCTCGACGCTGACTTGCCCGAACACCGCCTCTACCGTGTCGCCGTCGAGCAAGGGGCCGACGAGGCCAGCGCCCCTATGGGCCAAGTCATCGGAGCTGCCGATCTGGACGGTGAGGCCGTCGACATCGCCCTCTCGAATTTCGCCCGGAAAGGGTACGGCACGATTGATGCCGGTGAGATCACCGCCGAACCCGACGTGGATCTCGACGCCGATCCGGAAGCGGCTGCCCTCGAGGCCATCGACGCCGGGGAACCAGTCGCTGACGACGATATTCTCGATCAACTGGACCGACGTGGGCTTCTCGAGCGCGACGAGCGAACTGTCCGCTCGATCGAACTCACCGACGCGGGCGTCACAGAACTGATGGCTGGGATTGAGGAAGCCCAGCGGGTCGACCGACTGACGCCCGACCTGCTCACCAGCGGCGAGTGGGAGCGTGTCGAGTTCGCCGACTACAACGTCGAAGCCGACGCCCCCGCCGTTGACGGCGGGAAAGCGCACCCACTTCGATCAATGGCCGAGCGCGTCACGGAGGTCCTCGTGGGCATGGGTTTCGAGGAGATGGACGGCCCCCACGCCGACGCGGAGTTCTGGATCAACGACGCGCTGTTCATGCCACAGGATCATCCCGCGCGCACGCACTGGGACCAGTTCGCCCTCGACGTGCCCCCGATGGACGATCTCCCTAGTGACGTCCGCGAGGCGGTCGAACGCGCTCATCGCGAGGGCGTTGGCCCGGACGGCGAGGGCTATCACTCACCGTGGGGCGAGGAGATGGCCCGCAAGGTCGATCTTCGGGGTCACACCACGTCGCTGTCGGCCCGCCACCTCGCTGGCGTCGCGAAAGGCGACCTCGAACCGCCCCAGCGCTTTTTCTCCGTCGAGAAGGCCTACCGCAACGACGAGATCGATGCGACTCACTTGCTCGAGTTCTTCCAGATCGAGGGCTGGGTGATGGCCGAAGACCTTTCGGTCCGGGATCTGATGGGGACGTTCACGGAGTTCTACGAACAGTTCGGTATCACCGACTTGGAATTCAAGCCGACGTACAACCCCTACACGGAGCCCAGCTTCGAGCTGTTCGGCGAACACCCGGTTACTGGCGAAGTCGTCGAGATCGGCAACTCCGGGATTTTCCGGCCAGAAATGCTCGACCCGCTCGGCGTCGACTGTGACGTGATGGCCTGGGGGCTGGCCCTGGAACGGCTGATGATGCTCGTTACTGGCGCCGAGGACATCCGTGACGTCCACGGAACGCTGGTCGATCTGGACTACCTGCGCAACGAGGAGGTGCGTTACTGATGCCCACCGTCGATATCGACACTGACGAACTCCGGACGCTAACCGGCCACGACGAAAAGAGCGACGACGACTTGCGGGCCGATCTGTTCGAACTCGGCCTAGAGTACGAGGGTGAAACTGAGGACGGCGAGTTACGTTTCGAGTTCGAACCCGACCGACTCGATCGCCTCTCCGTTGAGGGGGTCGC
The sequence above is drawn from the Halorhabdus sp. CBA1104 genome and encodes:
- a CDS encoding ATP-dependent DNA helicase; the encoded protein is MDVADIPGVPSWVPAHLREQDIEELYPPQAEAVERGVTDGENLVASVPTASGKTLIAELAMFSAITDGKDSGDDGDETDGTALYIVPLRALASEKRTEFEQFEAYGLDVGVSTGNYESDGGWLGDKDVVVATSEKVDSLVRNDAPWIDNLDCVVADEVHLVDDGERGPTLEVTLAKLRKRNSDLQTVALSATIGNAEALATWLDAELVDSTWRPIDLKKGVHYGQALHLEDGSQTRLPVRDSEKQTAAIVRDTLEDDGSTLVFVNSRRNAEAAARRLASTTEPHLGDEERERLREIATEIREVSDTETSDDLAAAVEDGAAFHHAGLSREHRSLVEEAFQERLVKVISATPTLAAGVNTPSRRVVVRDWRRYDGTAGGMQPLSVLEVHQMMGRAGRPGLDPYGEALLLASSHDELDELFERYVWADPEPVRSKLAAEPALRTHILSTVASGFANSRAGLLEFLEATLYASQTTGSGRLETVVDEVIAYLEANDFLTRSDGDDHLRATSIGQTVSRLYLDPMSAAEMLDGLREFEQTASQQRTRSPHDGQTTTDGEPPGFETASELASAEVDGTDDSPDPTAMGLYHLVSRTPDMYELYLRSGDEEEYSMEAYERESEFLGAMPSEFEDDRFEDWLSALKTARLLEDWADECEEGVITDRYDIGPGDIRGKVETASWLLNAAERLAGEVGLDVTPAIREARVRVEHGVRSELVDLAGVGGVGRKRARRLYAAGIESREDLREAEKGVVLGALRGREKTAQNILENAGHRDPSMDGVSVIEPDEAPAATESEQTATNETSRDTGEEADESADQSSLGDF
- a CDS encoding MaoC family dehydratase; this translates as MSDNPKPTVEGGSDLPGWEWDRTVEDSDAVAVGDRVTFSKDITDEDVMHFAEASGDTNPLHIEDDYAAETRFGGRIAHGMLVGGLISAALARFPGTVVYLSQDFEFKGPVRIGDRATAAVEVADTLEGGRYQLSTQVLVDEEVVIDGQAVVLIDEEPA
- a CDS encoding AbrB/MazE/SpoVT family DNA-binding domain-containing protein, which encodes MTDEDDGFQWPPAMFTEASEQALEQQQEFLRQMMGGGASGLDMNQLGTMSQLANFKTRVQSGGRISIPDAEREALDIEEGDIVQAVVLPVKRNRSE
- a CDS encoding poly(R)-hydroxyalkanoic acid synthase subunit PhaE produces the protein MSDKNTDVQEEWSGMVEQMNDAVAESMEQNMQAQAAFVESWTEALSDSVPEDDELAEGVEGYNQAYEVWMDAAERMFERSADAAQGEDVDPTEFRDIWLQSANEAFKEIMGTSAFAATNGQLIESMMEMRQQADDVTQETIAELGFPTRGDVEEVGERLIELERRQQDVEEKLDRILEAVEE
- a CDS encoding ferredoxin, which codes for MRVEFDRDTCIGMFQCVAEWDGFERDEAHGKAVLVDGDAIEDGLVSLAVPDGEELDAKFAARTCPVDAIRVLDDDGEQLVP
- the cgi121 gene encoding KEOPS complex subunit Cgi121, translated to MEVVEGHLEVDDLDAVLERLGAIGAEHDVAIQAFDARYVTGREHLRRACKLADRAHAREEMIAHDPEVEILLYAAGRRQIQDALAMGVSQGQQPAVIVCHAVGDRQNGDGDENVSERERAAGEVVEAMECLDRADTLGAADPDLVAAFFDIADAERAATDATLSELVLERVAMLVVEK
- the phaC gene encoding class III poly(R)-hydroxyalkanoic acid synthase subunit PhaC, producing the protein MSDPMSAALDIQRRALEEMTDATETGAVLDERLETMGDVEVGQTPADVVYEENKLELLHYDAEAAGIDVPEDEQEEVPILLVFALINKPYILDLQPDRSVVRRLLEAGHDVYMIDWNEPSRLDQHLTLDDYVNRYIENSVDVVRERSGQDAINLLGYCMGGTMSTMYSALNPEKVNTLGLLAAGLYFEESGGVLEMWGEEEYYDPSAVTDAFGNVPADFLDVGFAMMDPIDNYVTKYVRFAENVDDEDFVKNFARMEQWLDEGIDVAGTTYTQFLEEIYQGNNLYENELHLDGEHVDIENIDMPVIQIVGEYDHLVPPAASKPFNDVIPSEDTHLIEYSTGHIGLSVSSSTHEDVWPEVAEWFSERSQVEADEADESAETDESEAETAETSPGVETVDGIGPTYAERLQAAGIETVADLAGADAESVADAAQAPLGRVEDWFETIE